One segment of Streptomyces sp. NBC_00576 DNA contains the following:
- a CDS encoding TetR/AcrR family transcriptional regulator → MSVADRDRAETGGDTCQAGYHAQIKAENRARIIRAARDLFLARGYDKTSLAQIAREARVSTGTLFKRYPSKAALFAAVTSEQWQLDVQYAEPPPPGDPRYGLDHIGRDYACLVSRPGTAALCRLIITELPQMPELADIVGTGFAIDRGPFFDRLRDYLNAEAQAGTLDFRSADGQTQPASAVAEQFLGMICGQLLWPQLVRTDFIPPDPTDTTIVDEAVALMLTRYRTGS, encoded by the coding sequence ATGTCGGTGGCGGACCGTGACCGAGCGGAAACCGGTGGCGATACGTGCCAGGCCGGGTATCACGCGCAGATCAAAGCGGAGAACCGCGCGCGGATCATCCGCGCCGCCCGCGACCTCTTCCTCGCTCGGGGATACGACAAGACCTCCCTGGCCCAGATCGCCCGGGAGGCGCGCGTCTCCACCGGCACCCTCTTCAAGCGGTACCCCTCCAAGGCGGCGCTGTTCGCGGCCGTCACCTCCGAGCAGTGGCAGCTGGATGTGCAGTACGCCGAACCGCCCCCGCCCGGTGATCCCCGGTACGGTCTGGACCACATCGGCCGCGACTACGCCTGCCTCGTCTCGCGGCCCGGCACGGCGGCACTGTGCCGCCTCATCATCACCGAGCTTCCCCAGATGCCGGAGCTCGCCGACATCGTCGGCACCGGCTTCGCCATCGACCGCGGACCCTTCTTCGACCGGCTCCGCGACTACCTGAACGCCGAAGCACAGGCCGGCACACTCGACTTCCGATCGGCCGACGGACAGACACAGCCGGCATCCGCAGTGGCCGAACAGTTCCTCGGCATGATCTGCGGCCAGCTCCTGTGGCCCCAACTCGTACGCACCGACTTCATCCCGCCCGACCCCACCGACACCACGATCGTCGACGAAGCCGTCGCCCTCATGCTCACCCGCTACCGCACCGGATCCTGA
- a CDS encoding XdhC family protein translates to MLDLADELNRWLEEGRDFAVATVVAVSGSAPRGPGAALAVDADGTAIGSVSGGCVEGAVYDLCAQALQDGQAVRERFGYSDEDAFAVGLTCGGILDILVTPVPADGPDRKVLQVALSAAARGEATALARVVRGPAVVLGRALAVRPDGSYEGQLGGHPDLDRAVADESLSLLNAGRTGTFDIARDGTHCEPDLTLLVESSVPPPRMLVFGAIDFAAALVHVGKFLGYHVTVCDARPVFATRTRFPDADDIVVDWPHRYLHHTHTDDRTVVCVLTHDAKFDVPLLEAALRLPAAYIGAMGSRRTHEDRDRRLRETGLTEAELTRLRSPIGLDLGACTPEETALSIAAEIIATRQGGTGLPLSGSHTPIHHDTEGRRSGSASRVGSF, encoded by the coding sequence GTGCTGGACCTCGCGGACGAGCTGAACCGGTGGCTCGAGGAAGGGCGGGACTTCGCCGTCGCCACGGTCGTGGCCGTCAGCGGCAGCGCCCCGCGCGGGCCGGGCGCCGCCCTCGCCGTCGACGCCGACGGCACCGCCATCGGCTCGGTCTCCGGCGGCTGCGTCGAAGGCGCCGTCTACGACCTGTGCGCCCAGGCCCTCCAGGACGGCCAGGCGGTACGCGAACGGTTCGGCTACAGCGACGAGGACGCCTTCGCCGTCGGACTGACCTGCGGCGGCATCCTCGACATCCTGGTCACCCCGGTGCCCGCCGACGGACCGGACAGGAAGGTACTCCAGGTGGCGCTGTCGGCCGCCGCCCGGGGCGAGGCGACGGCGCTCGCCCGCGTGGTCCGAGGCCCGGCAGTGGTCCTGGGGCGGGCGCTGGCAGTCCGCCCCGACGGCTCGTACGAAGGCCAACTCGGCGGACACCCCGACCTGGACCGCGCCGTCGCCGACGAATCCCTCTCCCTGCTGAACGCCGGCCGCACCGGCACCTTCGACATCGCGCGGGACGGAACCCACTGCGAGCCGGACCTGACCCTGCTCGTCGAGTCGAGCGTGCCGCCGCCCCGCATGCTCGTCTTCGGCGCCATCGACTTCGCCGCGGCCCTGGTACACGTCGGCAAGTTCCTCGGCTACCACGTCACCGTGTGCGACGCCCGACCCGTCTTCGCCACCCGGACGCGCTTCCCCGACGCCGACGACATCGTCGTCGACTGGCCGCACCGCTACCTGCACCACACCCACACCGACGACCGCACAGTGGTGTGCGTCCTCACCCACGACGCCAAGTTCGACGTTCCCCTGCTGGAAGCGGCCCTGCGCCTCCCGGCCGCCTACATCGGCGCGATGGGCTCCCGCCGAACCCACGAAGACCGCGACCGCAGACTCCGCGAGACCGGCCTCACCGAAGCCGAACTGACCCGGCTCCGCTCGCCCATCGGCCTCGACCTCGGCGCCTGCACGCCCGAGGAGACCGCCCTGTCCATCGCCGCCGAGATCATCGCCACCCGCCAGGGCGGAACAGGTCTTCCGCTGAGCGGTTCGCACACACCGATCCATCACGACACCGAAGGGCGCCGGTCCGGATCCGCATCTCGGGTCGGGAGCTTCTGA
- a CDS encoding MmcQ/YjbR family DNA-binding protein, translated as MSAAGDRLQDAARQAALTLPDVSHGYPFTPGLDVYKVAGRVFLIVTDDPDDQIITVKCEPEHARAHVRGHASITPGRYLDKRHWISLGPGPGITERLITDAVEDSYDLAVERLPRRDRPGAR; from the coding sequence GTGAGCGCGGCCGGCGACCGGCTCCAGGACGCCGCCCGCCAGGCGGCCCTGACCCTCCCCGACGTCAGCCACGGCTACCCCTTCACCCCCGGCCTCGACGTGTACAAGGTCGCGGGCAGGGTGTTCCTGATCGTCACCGACGACCCGGACGATCAGATCATCACGGTCAAGTGCGAACCCGAACACGCCCGCGCGCACGTACGCGGCCACGCCTCGATCACACCGGGCCGCTACCTCGACAAACGCCACTGGATCTCGCTCGGGCCTGGCCCCGGCATCACCGAGCGGCTGATCACCGACGCGGTCGAGGATTCCTACGACCTAGCCGTCGAGCGGCTGCCGCGACGCGACCGCCCCGGTGCCCGATGA
- a CDS encoding replication-associated recombination protein A, which translates to MEPTEATLPLFDEEPARPLADRLRPTQLEDVVGQDHLLGPDAPLGRMVAQQRLSSAILWGPPGVGKTTIARLLADAGNLAFEPVSATFSGVADLRKVFAAARSRRGIGQGTLLFVDEIHRFNRAQQDSFLPYVEDGTITLIGATTENPSFELNGALLSRTQVLVLKLLDEAALSTLLDRAEQLTGHRLPLDDDARRALIAMADGDGRYLLNMAEQLQALPDTETPLDTAALAHHIQQRAPLYDKAQEGHYNLISALHKSMRGSDPDAALYWLARMLDGGEDPLFVARRLVRFANEDIGMADPHAVQQALAAWDVYERLGSPEGELAIAQAVVYLATAPKSIAVYRGFNAAHRSARHTGSLMPPAHILNAPTRLMKNLGYGKDYQYDPDTADGFSGDDYFPNDMHRETYYQPTRNGYEAQITERLRHWAALRARRQRG; encoded by the coding sequence ATGGAACCGACCGAAGCGACCCTGCCGCTCTTCGACGAGGAGCCCGCCCGGCCCCTCGCCGACCGCCTGCGCCCCACCCAGCTGGAAGATGTCGTCGGGCAGGACCACCTCCTTGGCCCGGATGCCCCGCTGGGCCGCATGGTCGCCCAGCAGCGCCTCAGCTCCGCCATTCTGTGGGGTCCGCCCGGCGTCGGGAAGACGACCATCGCCCGGCTCCTCGCGGACGCCGGCAACCTGGCCTTCGAACCGGTGTCGGCCACCTTCTCCGGCGTGGCTGATCTGCGGAAGGTGTTCGCCGCCGCGCGCAGCCGACGCGGCATCGGCCAGGGCACCCTGCTGTTCGTCGACGAGATCCACCGCTTCAACCGCGCCCAGCAGGACAGCTTCCTGCCCTACGTCGAGGACGGCACGATCACCCTGATCGGCGCCACCACGGAGAACCCGAGCTTCGAACTCAACGGCGCCCTCCTGTCCCGCACCCAGGTCCTCGTCCTCAAACTCCTCGACGAAGCCGCACTGTCCACGCTCCTCGACCGCGCCGAGCAGCTCACCGGCCACCGTCTGCCCCTGGACGACGACGCCCGCCGCGCCCTGATCGCCATGGCGGACGGCGACGGCCGCTACCTCCTCAACATGGCCGAACAGCTCCAGGCCCTCCCCGACACCGAGACCCCCCTGGACACGGCCGCGCTCGCCCATCACATCCAGCAGCGGGCCCCGCTGTACGACAAGGCGCAGGAGGGCCACTACAACCTGATCTCCGCGCTGCACAAGTCGATGCGCGGCTCCGACCCGGACGCGGCCCTGTACTGGCTCGCCCGCATGCTCGACGGCGGCGAGGACCCGCTGTTCGTGGCCCGCCGCCTGGTCCGCTTCGCGAACGAGGACATCGGCATGGCCGACCCGCACGCCGTCCAGCAGGCCCTGGCCGCCTGGGACGTGTACGAGCGACTCGGCTCCCCCGAGGGCGAGTTGGCGATCGCCCAGGCCGTCGTCTACCTCGCCACTGCCCCCAAGTCCATCGCCGTCTACCGCGGCTTCAACGCCGCACACCGATCAGCCCGGCACACCGGCTCACTCATGCCACCCGCCCACATCCTCAACGCCCCGACCCGACTGATGAAGAACCTCGGCTACGGCAAGGACTACCAGTACGACCCGGACACAGCCGACGGCTTCTCCGGTGACGACTACTTCCCCAACGACATGCACCGCGAGACGTACTACCAGCCCACCCGCAACGGCTACGAAGCCCAGATCACCGAGCGCCTGCGCCACTGGGCCGCTCTACGTGCTCGCCGGCAACGCGGCTGA
- a CDS encoding SDR family oxidoreductase — protein MNRLAGKRALITGGTSGIGLETAQRFIAEGADVLVTGVTPASIDKARQILGDKVPVVQADARDLDAQRGLAERVREHFGKLDVAFLNAGVSDWRPFEDHTEDSYDRLFDINVKSVFFLTQALVPVLANPSSVILNASNSAHGGYGQSNAYAATKAAIGSLMRSWNADLLRSHGIRFNAVSPGPVDTPLYSGSKLGIEDPAQQKAVLEAISSGIPLGRMGLPEEVAEAVVYLASDVSAFAVGQDLILDGGQTVL, from the coding sequence ATGAATCGTCTTGCGGGCAAGCGCGCCCTCATCACCGGCGGCACGAGTGGGATCGGTCTGGAGACCGCGCAGCGTTTTATCGCGGAGGGCGCCGACGTGCTGGTCACAGGGGTCACCCCGGCCAGCATCGACAAGGCGCGGCAGATCCTCGGGGACAAGGTGCCGGTGGTGCAGGCCGATGCGCGCGATCTCGATGCGCAGCGCGGCCTGGCGGAGCGGGTGCGTGAGCACTTCGGGAAGCTGGACGTGGCGTTCCTGAACGCCGGTGTCTCGGACTGGCGGCCGTTCGAGGACCACACGGAGGACAGCTATGACCGGCTCTTCGACATCAACGTCAAGAGCGTCTTCTTCCTCACCCAGGCCCTGGTGCCCGTGCTGGCCAACCCGTCCTCCGTCATCCTCAACGCGTCCAACAGCGCGCACGGCGGCTACGGGCAGTCGAACGCCTACGCCGCGACGAAGGCAGCCATCGGTTCCCTGATGCGGTCGTGGAACGCGGACCTGCTCAGGTCGCACGGCATCCGGTTCAACGCAGTCAGCCCCGGCCCCGTGGACACCCCGCTGTACTCCGGCTCCAAGCTCGGGATCGAGGACCCCGCGCAGCAGAAGGCGGTTCTGGAGGCGATCAGCTCCGGCATCCCGCTGGGGCGCATGGGTCTGCCCGAGGAGGTCGCGGAGGCCGTCGTGTACCTGGCCTCCGATGTCTCCGCCTTCGCTGTGGGCCAGGACCTTATCCTGGACGGTGGCCAGACCGTTCTCTGA